In Aquificaceae bacterium, the genomic stretch TGCAGACTTTTGCTAAGATTTTATCCTATGAAGCCCATATTAGAGCTATCAAAGACCCACGAGATTAAAAAACTGCTGAGAAGTTTAAGACTACACACAGTTTGTGAAGAGTCTCGCTGTCCTAACATAGGAGAATGTTTTGGCTCTGGCACTGCAACTTTTATGATACTGGGAGATACATGCACGAGAGCCTGTAGCTTTTGCAATCTACAAAGAGGAAAGCCCTTAGCTCCCAACCCAGAAGAACCCTACAAACTTTTGCATGCGGTTAAAACCCTTAAACTAAGCTACGTGGTGCTAACATCTCCCACAAGGGATGACCTGCCAGATGGTGGTGCGGGTCATTTTGCAAAGTGCGTAAGAGTCCTGAAGGAAAATATACCAAGTATAAAGGTGGAAGTGCTTGTGCCAGACTTTAAAGGCGACACTCAAGCCCTTTCAAAAGTGCTATCCTCTGAACCAGATGTGCTTGCACATAATGTGGAAACCGTGCCAAGGCTGTATGACCGCGTAAGGCTTGGGTCTAAGTATGAAAGAAGCCTTGCACTGCTAAGATTTTCAAAGGAGCTTGCTCCTCATATACTTACAAAGTCCGCACTGGTGCTCGGCTTTGGAGAAAGTCTTGAAGAAATAATCCAAGTTATGAAGGACCTCAGGTCGGTGGGTTGCGACC encodes the following:
- the lipA gene encoding lipoyl synthase, encoding MKPILELSKTHEIKKLLRSLRLHTVCEESRCPNIGECFGSGTATFMILGDTCTRACSFCNLQRGKPLAPNPEEPYKLLHAVKTLKLSYVVLTSPTRDDLPDGGAGHFAKCVRVLKENIPSIKVEVLVPDFKGDTQALSKVLSSEPDVLAHNVETVPRLYDRVRLGSKYERSLALLRFSKELAPHILTKSALVLGFGESLEEIIQVMKDLRSVGCDLLTIGQYYQPSKEHHPVVKYYTEEEFKTLEELAYGLGFKKVASGPNVRSSYKAWELA